From Juglans regia cultivar Chandler chromosome 8, Walnut 2.0, whole genome shotgun sequence, the proteins below share one genomic window:
- the LOC108983309 gene encoding oleosin 1-like: MAEHQQQSQRPDLQPRSHQVVKAATAATAGGSLLVLSGLILTGTVISLTVATPLFVIFSPVLVPAVITVALIILGFLASGGFGVAAVTVLSWIYRYVTGRQPPGAEQIDQARMRLASKAREMKDRAEQFGQQHVSGAQG, translated from the coding sequence ATGGCTGAGCACCAACAGCAATCCCAGCGTCCGGACCTGCAACCTCGGTCCCATCAAGTTGTGAAGGCAGCCACCGCGGCCACTGCCGGAGGGTCCCTCCTTGTCCTCTCCGGCTTGATCCTAACCGGTACGGTCATTTCCTTGACCGTGGCCACCCCACTGTTTGTGATATTCAGCCCGGTTCTCGTCCCGGCGGTCATCACGGTGGCCCTTATTATCCTTGGGTTCTTGGCGTCTGGCGGCTTCGGTGTAGCGGCGGTGACCGTTTTGTCATGGATATACAGGTACGTTACAGGAAGGCAACCACCCGGCGCGGAACAAATAGACCAGGCACGCATGAGGCTGGCGAGTAAGGCTCGAGAGATGAAGGACAGGGCCGAGCAATTTGGACAGCAGCATGTCTCTGGTGCACAGGGTTAA
- the LOC108983307 gene encoding polycomb group protein EMBRYONIC FLOWER 2-like: MCRQDSRVRMSAEEESAAEESLSIYCKPVELYNILQRRAIRNPSFLQRCLRYKIEAMHKKRIQMKISVPGTVNESLQTQNLFPLFIFLARLVSDVADAEYSAVYRFSRVCILTNPTGVERSTQIQAANVILPEINKLAMEAKSGSLAILLVSWVGAQNPLLGINITKGSLDITSFLSTVGGYCLWGKLPFESLYMSWENSPNFSLGQRAEIISTVNMHSCFLKFSCLNEDKCISIQLPYNPETLSTSQQVQVTISAEEIGAQEKSPYNSYLCSDAPSSLSHIIRLRAGNVIFNYRYYDNKLQRTEVTEDFSCPFCLVKCASFKGLRFHLSSSHDLFNFEFWVTEEYQAVNVSVKSDTWRSEVVADGVDPKQQTFFFCSKPLRRRRPKNLVQSAKHVHPLALESDLPSEVCELLDKADDAYSSQGDKARFSGISNAVPQSHVDPDCVQSILGNNLVPPTMLQFAKTRKLSIERSDPRNCALLRKRQFFHSHRAQLMALEQVLADRDSEDEVDDDVADFEDRRMLDDFVDVTKDEKLMMHMWNSFVRKQRVLADGHIPWACEAFSRLHGPDLVRNPALIWCWRLFMIKLWNHGLLDARTMNNCNVTLEQCQSQESHPKP; the protein is encoded by the exons ATGTGCCGACAAGATTCCCGTGTACGTATGTCGGCGGAGGAGGAAAGCGCCGCCGAAGAGAGCCTCTCTATTTACTGCAAGCCCGTAGAGCTCTACAACATTCTTCAGCGCCGTGCCATCAGAAAC CCTTCTTTTCTTCAGAGATGTTTGCGCTACAAGATAGAGGCAATGCATAAAAAGAG AATACAAATGAAAATATCTGTACCTGGGACTGTGAATGAAAGTTTACAAACTCAAAATCTGTTTcctttgttcatttttttggcGAGACTAGTTTCCGATGTTGCAGATGCTGAG TATTCAGCTGTGTACCGCTTTAGTCGAGTGTGCATCTTGACCAATCCAACCGGAGTTGAGAGGAGTACTCAAATTCAAGCAGCAAATGTTATTCTTCCTGAGATTAATAAGCTAGCAATGGAGGCTAAATCTGGCTCACTTGCTATCTTGCTTGTCAGCTGGG TTGGGGCCCAAAATCCTTTGCTCGGAATCAATATAACCAAGGGATCTTTGGATATAACTTCTTTTCTTT CAACTGTTGGAGGATACTGCTTATGGGGCAAGCTACCATTCGAATCACTTTATATGTCGTGGGAAAATTCTCCAAACTTTAGTTTAGGCCAAAGGGCTGAGATAATCTCTACTGTGAATATGCATTCTTGCTTCTTGAAG TTTAGTTGTTTGAATGAGGACAAAtgcatctcaattcaacttccCTATAATCCTGAAACTCTG AGTACATCGCAGCAAGTGCAAGTAACCATTTCTGCAGAAGAGATAGGGGCCCAGGAGAAATCTCCTTATAATTCGTACTTATGTAGTGACGCTCCTTCATCACTGTCTCATATTATCCG GCTAAGGGCAGGAAATGTCATTTTTAATTACCGATACTACGACAATAAGTTGCAAAGGACAGAAG TAACAGAAGACTTTTCCTGCCCATTCTGCTTGGTAAAATGTGCTAGCTTTAAG GGTCTCCGATTTCACTTGTCTTCATCACATGATCTCTTCAACTTTGAGTTTTGG GTGACTGAAGAGTATCAAGCTGTAAATGTGTCTGTGAAATCTGATACATGGAGATCTGAG GTTGTTGCCGATGGTGTTGATCCTAAGCAACAGACATTCTTCTTTTG CTCAAAGCCACTTAGACGCAGAAGACCAAAGAACCTAGTTCAAAGTGCAAAGCATGTACATCCACTTGCCTTGGAGTCAGATTTGCCATCAGAAGTCTGTGAGCTTCTAGACAAGGCGGATG atGCTTATTCTAGCCAAGGTGATAAGGCTCGTTTCTCAG GGATTTCAAATGCCGTACCACAATCACATGTAGATCCTGATTGTGTTCAATCAATACTTGGGAACAATCTTGTGCCCCCTACCATGCTACAATTTGCGAAGACGAGAAAGTTATCTATTGAACGTTCTGATCCCAGAAA CTGTGCCCTGCTGCGGAAGCGACAGTTCTTTCACTCACATAGAGCTCAG CTGATGGCACTGGAGCAAGTATTAGCAGATAGGGATAGTGAGGATGAAGTTGATGACGATGTTGCAGATTTTGAAGATCGGAGG ATGCttgatgattttgttgatgtgacCAAGGATGAGAAGTTGATGATGCACATGTGGAACTCTTTTGTGAGGAAGCAACG GGTGCTAGCAGATGGTCATATTCCTTGGGCATGTGAGGCCTTTTCGAGACTGCATGGACCTGACCTGGTTCGGAACCCTGCCCTGATCTG GTGTTGGAGATTATTCATGATCAAGCTATGGAATCACGGTCTCCTTGATGCGCGCACCATGAACAATTGTAATGTTACTCTTGAGCAATGTCAAAGCCAGGAATCCCATCCTAAACCCTAA
- the LOC108983308 gene encoding cyclin-U4-1-like: MAELESPEVMPKIIGSLSSLLQRVAESNDVACRFETQKISIFHGLIRPTISIQTYLERIFKYANCSPSCFIVAYVYLDRFTQRQPFLPINSFNVHRLLITSVLVSAKFMDDMYYNNAYYGKVGGISTTEMNLLEVDFLFGLGFQLNVTPTTFYSYCSHLQREMLLQPHLNLAEHSLKLERHLKLHRFKEDDSTHQKHELAV, translated from the exons ATGGCTGAGCTCGAGAGCCCTGAGGTGATGCCCAAAATCATAGGCTCCCTCTCCTCACTCCTACAGCGGGTGGCCGAGTCCAACGACGTTGCTTGCCGGTTCGAGACGCAGAAGATCTCGATCTTTCACGGCCTCATTAGGCCTACCATCTCCATCCAGACCTACCTTGAGAGGATCTTCAAGTACGCCAATTGTAGCCCCTCTTGTTTCATCGTTGCATATGTTTATCTCGACAGATTCACGCAGAGGCAGCCCTTTCTGCCCATCAATTCTTTCAACGTGCATCGTTTGCTTATTACTAGTGTCTTGGTCTCTGCCAAGTTCATGGATGACAT gTATTACAACAATGCTTACTATGGTAAAGTTGGAGGAATCAGCACCACAGAAATGAACCTTCTTGAGGTGGACTTCTTATTTGGTTTGGGATTCCAATTAAACGTGACACCTACAACCTTTTACTCCTACTGCTCTCACCTCCAAAGAGAAATGCTGCTCCAACCCCATCTAAATTTGGCCGAACATTCTCTAAAACTGGAGAGACATCTGAAACTCCATCGCTTCAAGGAAGATGATTCCACCCACCAAAAACATGAACTTGCTGTTTAG
- the LOC108983310 gene encoding peptide methionine sulfoxide reductase A1-like, with the protein MLKTLASSTLTLTTATSSGSSTTITSPLFHFSSSLCKPFLNPLSKSKYRPLGHLSKRHTTTMNLLNKLGFGSPRATQSAADASIAQGPDDDVPAPGQEFAQFGAGCFWGVELAFQRVPGVTKTEVGYSQGFVHSPSYEDVCSGTTNHSEVVRVQFDPKECSFDALLDAFWARHDPTTLNRQGNDVGTQYRSGIYFYTPEQERAARESLERQQKLLNRKIVTEILPAKKFYRAEEYHQQYLEKGGRFGFQQSAAKGCNDPIRCYG; encoded by the exons ATGCTCAAGACCTTAGCCTCTTCCACGCTCACCCTCACCACGGCCACTAGCAGCGGCAGCTCCACCACCATTACCTCACCCCTCTTCCACTTCTCATCCTCACTCTGCAAACCTTTCCTTAATCCTCTCTCCAAATCCAAATACAGGCCCCTCGGACATCTATCCAAACGACATACGACTACCATGAACCTCTTGAACAAGCTCGGCTTCGGCTCCCCCAGGGCCACACAATCCGCAGCCGACGCGTCGATTGCGCAGGGACCGGACGACGACGTTCCCGCCCCTGGCCAGGAGTTCGCACAGTTCGGGGCCGGTTGCTTCTGGGGGGTTGAGCTGGCCTTCCAGAGAGTCCCTGGCGTTACCAAGACCGAGGTCGGGTACAGCCAGGGGTTCGTGCATAGTCCCAGCTACGAAGACGTGTGCTCGGGTACCACCAACCACTCCGAGGTCGTCAGGGTCCAGTTCGACCCCAAGGAGTGCAGCTTCGACGCTCTCCTGGACGCGTTCTGGGCCAGGCATGACCCAACCACGCTTAATCGCCAG GGGAATGATGTGGGGACGCAATACAGATCCGGTATATACTTCTACACGCCTGAGCAAGAGAGGGCAGCAAGAGAGTCTCTGGAGCGTCAGCAGAAGCTCTTGAACAGGAAGATCGTGACTGAGATTCTGCCTGCCAAGAAGTTTTACCGAGCAGAAGAATACCATCAGCAGTACCTTGAAAAAGGTGGCCGATTTGGCTTTCAACAATCTGCTGCCAAAGGCTGCAATGATCCGATCCGATGCTATGGCTAA
- the LOC108983311 gene encoding ras-related protein RABD2a isoform X2, with product MTICSSFCLLETQDDSYVDSYISTIGVDFKIRTVEQDGKTIKLQIWDTAGQERFRTITSSYYRGAHGIIIVYDVTDQESFNNVKQWLSEIDRYASENVNKLLVGNKSDLTANKVVSYETAKAFADEIGIPFMETSAKNATNVEQAFMAMSADIKNRMASQPMNNVRPPTVQIRGQPVNQKAGCCSS from the exons A TGACTATTTGTTCAAGCTTTTGCTTATTGGAGACTCAG GATGATTCGTACGTGGACAGTTACATTAGTACCATTGGAGTTGACTTT aaaatacGCACAGTAGAGCAAGATGGGAAGACCATCAAACTCCAAATC TGGGACACTGCAGGACAAGAGCGTTTTAGGACAATCACCAGTAGTTATTACCGTGGAGCACATGGGATCATA ATAGTTTATGATGTGACAGACCAAGAGAGTTTTAACAATGTTAAGCAATGGTTGAGTGAAATTGACCGATATGCTAGTGAGAACGTAAACAAGCTTCTGGTTGGAAACAAGTCTGACCTCACTGCCAATAAAGTTGTGTCTTATGAAACAGCCAAG GCCTTTGCGGATGAAATCGGCATTCCATTTATGGAGACAAGTGCAAAAAATGCTACTAATGTGGAGCAGGCATTTATGGCCATGTCCGCTGACATCAAGAACAG GATGGCGAGTCAACCAATGAACAATGTAAGACCACCAACGGTTCAGATCCGAGGACAACCTGTTAACCAGAAGGCTGGCTGCTGCTCTTCTTAG
- the LOC108983311 gene encoding ras-related protein RABD2a isoform X1: MNPEYDYLFKLLLIGDSGVGKSCLLLRFSDDSYVDSYISTIGVDFKIRTVEQDGKTIKLQIWDTAGQERFRTITSSYYRGAHGIIIVYDVTDQESFNNVKQWLSEIDRYASENVNKLLVGNKSDLTANKVVSYETAKAFADEIGIPFMETSAKNATNVEQAFMAMSADIKNRMASQPMNNVRPPTVQIRGQPVNQKAGCCSS; the protein is encoded by the exons ATGAATCCCGAGTA TGACTATTTGTTCAAGCTTTTGCTTATTGGAGACTCAGGTGTGGGCAAATCATGTCTTCTTCTGAGATTTTCT GATGATTCGTACGTGGACAGTTACATTAGTACCATTGGAGTTGACTTT aaaatacGCACAGTAGAGCAAGATGGGAAGACCATCAAACTCCAAATC TGGGACACTGCAGGACAAGAGCGTTTTAGGACAATCACCAGTAGTTATTACCGTGGAGCACATGGGATCATA ATAGTTTATGATGTGACAGACCAAGAGAGTTTTAACAATGTTAAGCAATGGTTGAGTGAAATTGACCGATATGCTAGTGAGAACGTAAACAAGCTTCTGGTTGGAAACAAGTCTGACCTCACTGCCAATAAAGTTGTGTCTTATGAAACAGCCAAG GCCTTTGCGGATGAAATCGGCATTCCATTTATGGAGACAAGTGCAAAAAATGCTACTAATGTGGAGCAGGCATTTATGGCCATGTCCGCTGACATCAAGAACAG GATGGCGAGTCAACCAATGAACAATGTAAGACCACCAACGGTTCAGATCCGAGGACAACCTGTTAACCAGAAGGCTGGCTGCTGCTCTTCTTAG